One Plasmodium coatneyi strain Hackeri chromosome 14, complete sequence genomic window carries:
- a CDS encoding Phospholipid-transporting ATPase: protein MSLLYRKTLNLLKGNKDEANGIRININCQNKRGHNNSVITSKYTIWNFIFLNAYEQFHKISNIYFLIIGILQLVPEFTATNRLPTILFPLTIVLVANAIKDAYEDWNRHKTDKIENNRMCYVVADRETEEEEQSTSFCKTILRNIKNFLIRKKKICSMDNASDEEIYVDEITDVDTFMSSFEGNLGHIDGTIKKRWKDVNAGDIILCRRSEFFCADILLLSTSDNNGIAFVETSSLDGETNLKVKEANGFVFNILTSDRSEAIHKIKNLKGFIISEKPNKDLTTMYGTIYFEKDETTDLQSNDDLSEILKGTTELVEYRRRRVSSADFSRNSSSIGNTHEDWLEELNDYSEDKYVRIPFDEKHFVLRGCKLKNTDWVIGIVIYIGKETKIQMNSTKPIIKTSKLEILTNRLTIIVWLIQMIICFISAYYNAIIVSMSKKSKFKYLPFNLEESKKPFIVGVISFFSWVVITANFIPISLIVTMSFVKVVQAYFISCDKNMIHKVLADIPNFGMQKENASFRDENSVELDIKEPGGKFHERSNHTGKSKLDFVPQESTERGEAKNGELHTGGNSNTNDHNNDHTNGNSSSNENATSNEPKKTLTRVITFKDVKEKNYIYFNAVPRTSSLIEELGQIEYIFSDKTGTLTCNVMEFRKCAINGISYGNGLTEIKKHILKKRNMAIPEEPVLKSTEKTPNVNIVDEDLVKHLHDVTHFNHAAVIGFFLHLAINHSVICDYGKEPTTTYSSSSPDEEALVYAAKHFGITFLYRRDGKYGISIFGTVYEIETLAIVEFTSKRKMSSVICRIPVRSTYTGGAGDGASAEVGRGKGGTGTNDQGRGHNPKEEKHFGRAKEELSALARNEMISSSPLKEDPLDENFPRGGKKSKKGNKHNQTKDVITCKNCKESKIMLFCKGAGSVILNKLAKKTEIDEITIEHMETYADEGLRTLCIAQRELTEEEFAEWYRLYKEATVSLKDREENLENVAEFIENKLTLQGVTGIEDKLQEGVSSTIEDLRLAGIHIWMLTGDKIETAMNIGIAANLIDNYSEQFIYTADLISCEEALMNKIDEDIINIEKTLNLPHYDFNADFNDKKPGFFRSCFTVKEESNLSLSPDNYKKIISSFNHVLVVDGGLLDILLSKKFERKFFYLADKCSSVICGRVSPYQKGAIVSSANRLLKKITLAIGDGANDRNMINTANIGVGIRGQEGVQAFNSSDYGISQFRFLKNLLLVHGRLSYTRISKLVVYMFYKNIVLIFPLFMFGSLSLYSGQKIYYEFLLHLHNILFTAVPVVAHAILDKDVSLNTALVTPSLYKLGIYHYYFNISTFVSWVINSLFHGLVVFLLPLYFLSYYNIPSADGTPFDIWTVGSVTYFLTVVVVNLKVLLETYCLNVLPLTAVFMSILSFVILVSSVSFMCFGSNNFLGTAVVLAKSLRFWLVVLLGLFTALSRDFIFKVFKRNFNPEVYHFLLDQV, encoded by the exons ATGTCCTTGCTTTATAGGAAAACCCTGAATCtattaaaaggaaataagga TGAAGCCAACGGAATACGAATAAACATAAACTGCCAGAACAAACGAGGACACAACAACTCTGTGATCACGTCCAAGTACACCATATggaacttcatttttttgaacgCATATGAGCAGTTTCACAAGATCTCCAACATTTACTTTCTGATCATCGGAATTCTGCAGCTAGTGCCTGAATTCACTGCAACGAATAGACTACCTACCATTTTGTTTCCGCTGACCATTGTTCTAGTAGCCAATGCTATCAAAGATGCGTATGAAGATTGGAACAGACACAAGACAGACAAAATTGAGAACAACCGAATGTGCTACGTTGTGGCCGATAGGGAGACcgaggaagaagagcagAGCACATCTTTTTGTAAAACTATATTgagaaacataaaaaattttttaattcggaaaaaaaaaatatgtagtaTGGATAACGCGTCTGATGAAGAAATATACGTGGACGAAATTACAGATGTGGATACTTTTATGAGCAGTTTTGAAGGCAATTTAGGACACATCGATGGgactattaaaaaaaggtggaaagaTGTAAATGCAGGAGATATAATTCTCTGTAGAAGGTCTGAATTTTTCTGTGCAGATATTTTACTGCTAAGTACAAGTGACAACAATGGAATTGCATTTGTAGAAACATCCAGTTTGGATGGAGAAACGAACttaaaagtgaaggaagcaaACGGATTCGTATTCAACATTCTTACCTCGGACAGAAGTGAAGCAATTCataagataaaaaatttaaaggggTTTATAATAAGTGAAAAACCGAATAAAGATTTAACGACCATGTATGGTACCATCTATTTCGAAAAAGATGAAACAACGGATCTACAGTCTAATGACGATTTGtcagaaattttaaaagggacAACAGAGTTGGTAGAATATAGGCGAAGGAGAGTGTCAAGTGCAGATTTTAGTAGAAATAGTAGCAGCATTGGAAATACACATGAGGACTGGTTAGAGGAGCTAAATGATTACAGTGAAGACAAATATGTCAGAATCCCATTTGATGAAAAACACTTCGTTTTAAGAGGTtgtaagttaaaaaatacagACTGGGTTATTGGCATAGTTATATACATTGGGAAGGAAACCAAAATACAAATGAATTCTACCAAGCCGATTATTAAAACGAGTAAATTAGAAATACTAACCAACAGGCTGACTATCATCGTTTGGCTAATTCAGATGATTATTTGTTTCATATCCGCTTACTATAATGCAATTATTGTAAGCATGTCCAAGAAAAGTAAATTTAAGTACTTGCCTTTCAACTTGGAAGAATCCAAGAAGCCATTCATCGTCGGagttatttcctttttctcatGGGTTGTTATTACAGCGAATTTTATTCCCATCAGTTTGATTGTCACCATGAGTTTTGTAAAAGTTGTTCAGGCGTACTTCATTTCTTGTGATAAGAATATGATACATAAAGTGTTGGCCGATATTCCCAACTTCGgaatgcagaaggaaaatgcaTCTTTCCGAGATGAAAATTCAGTAGAATTGGATATTAAGGAACCCGGAGGGAAATTCCACGAGAGGAGCAATCACACCGGCAAATCAAAACTTGATTTTGTGCCACAAGAAAGCACTGAAAGGGGcgaagcaaaaaatggggaattgCACACTGGCGGTAACAGCAACACCAATGATCACAACAATGATCACACCAACGGAAATAGTAGCTCCAATGAGAATGCCACCTCAAATGAACCGAAAAAAACGCTCACCAGAGTTATCACCTTTAAggatgtgaaggaaaagaactaCATATATTTCAATGCCGTACCGAGAACGTCCAGCCTGATAGAAGAGCTGGGACAAATCGAATACATTTTCTCGGACAAAACCGGAACGTTAACATGCAACGTGATGGAATTCAGAAAATGTGCGATTAACGGAATTTCCTATGGAAATGGTCTAACTGAAATTAAGAAgcacattttaaagaaaaggaatatggCCATTCCAGAAGAACCCGTCCTCAAGTCAACGGAGAAAACACCCAATGTAAATATAGTAGATGAGGATTTGGTAAAGCATCTGCACGATGTGACGCATTTTAATCATGCCGCTGTGATAGGCTTCTTTCTACATTTGGCCATTAACCATTCAGTGATCTGTGATTATGGGAAGGAGCCCACGACGACCTACTCGTCCAGTAGCCCAGATGAGGAAGCCCTAGTATACGCTGCAAAGCATTTCGGAATAACCTTCTTGTACAGAAGGGATGGCAAATACGGAATTAGCATTTTCGGCACGGTTTACGAAATTGAAACGTTGGCAATTGTTGAATTTACGAGCAAGAGGAAAATGAGTAGCGTTATTTGTAGGATACCCGTCCGATCTACATACACAGGTGGTGCAGGTGATGGCGCTTCTGCTGAGGTAGGTAGGGGCAAAGGCGGAACAGGCACTAATGATCAGGGAAGAGGACACAAcccaaaggaggaaaaacattttGGAAGAGCGAAGGAGGAACTCTCGGCACTTGCCAGAAATGAGATGATCAGCTCCTCCCCATTGAAGGAAGACCCGCTGGATGAAAACTTCCCCCGTGGAGGTAAGAAGtctaaaaagggaaataaacACAATCAAACGAAGGACGTAATAACTTGTAAAAACTGCAAGGAGTCCAAAATTATGCTTTTTTGCAAAGGAGCTGGAAGTGtgattttaaataaattagcAAAAAAGACAGAAATAGATGAAATCACGATTGAACATATGGAAACGTACGCGGACGAAGGGTTAAGAACATTGTGTATCGCACAAAGGGAATTAACAGAAGAGGAATTCGCAGAATGGTACAGACTGTATAAGGAAGCCACTGTAAGTTTAAAGGacagagaagaaaatttagaaAATGTGGCAGAATTTATTGAGAACAAATTAACCTTACAAGGAGTAACCGGCATAGAGGATAAATTACAAGAAGGGGTCAGTTCCACAATAGAAGATCTAAGACTGGCAGGTATTCACATATGGATGCTGACTGGTGATAAAATAGAAACAGCAATGAATATCGGAATTGCCGCAAATTTGATAGATAATTATTCTGAGCAGTTTATTTACACTGCAGATTTAATATCTTGTGAAGAAGCCTTGATGAATAAAATTGATGAAGACATTATTAATATTGAGAAAACGTTAAATTTACCTCACTACGATTTTAATGCAGATTTTAATGATAAAAAACCGGGTTTTTTCAGGAGCTGCTTTACCGTCAAGGAAGAAAGTAACTTATCGTTAAGTCCagataattataaaaaaataatcagcTCATTTAACCACGTGTTAGTGGTAGATGGGGGGTTGTTAGACATTTTGTTGagcaaaaaatttgaaagaaaatttttttacctggCGGATAAATGCTCTTCTGTGATATGTGGCCGAGTGAGTCCCTACCAAAAAGGAGCAATCGTTTCGTCAGCTAATAgattgttgaaaaaaattacattagCCATAGGCGATGGAGCTAATGATCGAAATATGATTAATACAGCGAATATAGGAGTTGGAATTAGAGGGCAAGAAGGGGTGCAGGCATTTAACTCGTCAGATTATGGTATAAGTCAGTTTAGgttcttaaaaaatttgttactAGTGCATGGTAGATTGTCCTACACGAGAATAAGCAAATTGGTGGTATACatgttttacaaaaatattgttttaattttccctttgttcATGTTCGGATCGCTTTCTCTATATTCTGGGCAGAAAATATACTACGAATTTTTACTGCACCTTCACAACATTTTGTTTACCGCCGTTCCGGTCGTAGCCCATGCCATATTAGACAAAGACGTGAGCTTAAACACAGCGTTGGTAACACCGAGCTTGTACAAATTAGGAATCTATCACTACTATTTTAACATTAGTACATTTGTGTCTTGGGTTATTAATAGCCTTTTTCATGGCCtggttgtttttttattacctCTATACTTTTTATCCTATTATAATATTCCTAGTGCTGATGGGACACCCTTCGATATTTGGACAGTTGGAAGTGTCACCTACTTTCTGACCGTTGTAGTTGTTAATTTGAAAGTGCTTTTGGAGACATACTGCTTGAATGTCCTCCCGCTGACCGCTGTGTTTATGAGTATTCTCTCCTTCGTTATTCTTGTGTCGTCCGTCTCCTTCATGTGCTTTGGCAGTAATAACTTCTTAGGCACAGCTGTCGTTTTAGCGAAATCGCTACGATTTTGGCTAGTTGTTTTGTTAGGCTTATTTACCGCCCTGTCCAGGGACTTCATCTTTAAGGTTTTCAAGAGGAACTTCAACCCGGAGGTGTACCACTTCTTGCTCGACCAGGTATAG
- a CDS encoding Phosphatidylethanolamine-binding protein — protein MGVPPTIEELKREKIIPHVFPDENVNLTVDMYISFKSGKEVNHGNILDLAGTGSVPRNIKFSEAPPDDYCYILFMIDPDFPSRRRPDGRDYVHWAVSGIKSKELIKGTDKNCITLLPYVGPSIKKGTGLHRISFILSLMKEENKDNISGVPLYRGEHYITRVKFNNCQSAYNVIQMNDMKIVGFNWCQIEA, from the coding sequence ATGGGAGTGCCGCCCACCATAGAGGAactgaaaagggaaaaaataatccctCACGTTTTTCCGGACGAAAATGTGAACTTGACTGTAGACATGTACATAAGTTTTAAATCAGGAAAAGAAGTAAATCATGGGAACATATTAGATTTGGCTGGCACAGGAAGTGTTCCTaggaatataaaattttcagaAGCACCCCCAGATGATTATTGCTATATTTTGTTTATGATCGATCCTGACTTCCCTTCTAGAAGAAGACCCGATGGAAGAGATTATGTTCATTGGGCTGTGTCCGGCATTAAATCCAAGGAGCTAATAAAAGGGACGGATAAAAATTGTATTACCTTATTGCCTTATGTAGGCCCGTCTATTAAGAAAGGAACCGGCTTGCACagaatttcttttattctttcgttaatgaaggaagaaaataaggataACATTAGCGGGGTGCCTCTTTACCGAGGCGAGCATTACATTACCAGAGTTAAGTTTAACAACTGCCAGTCTGCATATAACGTTATACAGATGAATGATATGAAAATTGTGGGTTTTAACTGGTGCCAGATAGAGGCATAA